The Christiangramia flava JLT2011 region TGATGAGGAGCAGGTAATTGGGAAAAAAATTAAAGTTCACCTGGCAGATATGGATACTGTAGAATGGAAGGAAGACCTCGAAGAGGATCTTTCTATCCTACATAATCTCTGGAATCAGATAGTAGACATAACCGGTAAGGATGATGAGAAGTTACAACGTTTAATTTCGATTTTAGAGAAAAAGGTAGAAAAGCCTTTTAATGCAGATAACAAAAAAGTGATCATTTTTACTGCTTTTGCTGATACTGCGAATTATTTATACGAGCACATTAAAGATTATTTTAGTTCAAAATATGGACTAAACAGTGCGTTGATAACTGGATCTAGAAAAATTACTACTGCCAAAAAAATACCTCCAGATATCAATGCAATTTTAACCTGCTTTTCTCCTTTATCAAAAGGTAAGGCACAATTATATCCTAAGATTGATGAGCAAGTAGATCTACTAATTGCCACCGATTGTATTTCTGAAGGTCAAAACCTCCAGGATTGTGATACTCTTGTGAATTATGATATTCATTGGAATCCTGTACGTATCATCCAACGTTTTGGAAGAATTGATCGTATTGGTTCCAAGAATGATAGTATTCGCATGATCAATTTCTGGCCAGATATAACCTTAGATTCATACATTAATTTAAAGCAACGTGTAGAAAATAAAATGCTCATAGGTAACCTGGCAAGTACAGGGGATGATAACATATTAAATACTGATGAAAAAGATCTTGAGTACAGGAAAATTCAGCTACAGAGATTACAGGATGAAGTAATTGACCTAGAGGATTTAAAAGAAGGAGTTAGCATAACAGACCTGGGTTTAAACGATTTCAGGATTGACCTCTCCAACATGATCAAGACTAATGGAGAACTTAAGAATATCCCTGAAGGATTACATGCAGTAGTAAAATCTAACGAGCATTTACCACCTGGAGTAATTTTCGTATTAAAGAATATTAATACCAGTGTTAATATTAATAAACTTAACCGTTTGCATCCTTTTTACATGGTCTATATCAAGAATGACTCAAAAGTTGCGTATAATCATGTAGAGCCAAAAAAGATATTAGACTCTATGCGAATGGCTTGTAAAGGAATCAACAAGCCCTTAGTAAACTCATGTAAAGAGCTAAGCAATGAGACAGATGAATACCAGGAAATGGATTTCTTTTCCAATTTACTTAAGCAAAGCATTGGAACTGTACTACAACGGGAGGAAGAAAAGGATGTAATGAGCTTATTTCAGCCTGGTGGTACAACAGCTCTTCAAGACAAAATAAAGGGCATTGAGGACTTTAAATTAGTTTCTTTTTTAATAGTTAAGTAGATGGATATTTTCGATTTACCAGAAAGAATGAGAGTTGGGAGAGTTATTCCAAAAAATGCTTTTGATTCTTACACTAATTCAAAACAAAAGCAACTTTTTACCGACCTGATAAAAAGAATAACCTGGGAATATAAAATTTCAGAAGCGACCTCTAATCTTACAGGTAAGGAATTAAAGGAAATTCAAATATTTTATGTCGAACTAAAGGAACAGAAGGAGATTAAAGAGGTTTTGGATATTGTAGATAATGCCATCCCTTACCCCATCATATTCCTGATCAACTGGAAAAATGAATATTACTATTCTACTTCAACTAAGCATGCTCATCCTACTAATAATAACATCAGTGTTATTGATTGGAATTTTAAGACTGATTGGTTAAATGAAAATGAATTTTCTCAGGTCTCTATTAATCTTAACCGTAGTTTAGATCATGTTTATAAAGAATTCTGTCTACAGTTATCTGAGGAGAAAAATACTCCAAACTCTTCTTTGGAAGATATTGTGGAACATCAGGAGAAGCTTAATTCGCTCAGGAATAGCATTGAACAACTAGATAAAAAAATTAGGAGGTCTAAACAGTTCAATGAAAAAGTGGAGCTTAATCAGGAGTTGAATAAGAAAAAAAGAGAGTTGGAAAATTTAAGAGTAAAACCGCAGAATTAATTTGTAGATAATATTATTTCATACGGTTTATTTAGATAAATTGACATGAAAGTTAAAATTTGTTAAAGCGAGACCAATCCGGTGACCAATTTTTCATGACCTCTGGAAAGCCCTATAAACACCATGAAAATTGTAAAATGGTCGTTCCCTCCGACTCCACAATTAAGCGCAGCCGGGCTGCGGATTAAAATTTAAAAGATCTGCCAGGTATTTTCCTGAGCAGATCTTTTTGTATTAAGACGCCTGGACGTTAAGGACAGCCGGATGCATTTACAGGATCGGAGAATAAGGTTGAGGCGAAGCCAGCCCCTCCGACTCCACTATATAGCCCCGTAAGCATTGTGTTTACGGGGTTTTTTATTTTGCATTGGCAAATTGGGTGACTAATTGTTCAAGTTTTGTATTGAAAAAGGCAAGCAATGCCAGACCGTCAAAAATGAATTGCGTAGGGTCTATTTATTTAAAATGGCTGGCATATTGCCTTCATTGTTGTTTAAAAAATTCTGGTCAAATAGCTGTTCCAAAAGGATTTTCAATGCTTAAAGCCGGTTCACTGAACCATTTTGGACCATCTTCCGTCATGTATACATGATCTTCCAATCTAATTCCGAACTTATCTGGAATTACGAGCATGGGTTCAATGCTAAAAGTCATGCCTGGCTGAAGCAGGGTTTCATTTCCTCCCAGGATGTAAGGATGCTCATGAATTTCCAAACCAATTCCGTGACCCGTACGATGTGGCAGGCCGGGTAATTCATATCCAGGACCCAAACCATTCTTAATCAAGGTATTTCTTACTTCCTCATCTATATTTCCGCAGGACCCACCTATCTGGCAGGCATGAAACGCAGCAAACTGTGCCTTTTTTTCAATGTTCCAGATATCGGTTTCTTTCTGGGTGGGCTTTCCATAGCAATACGTCCTGGTGATATCTGACAAATAACCGTTAAACCTGCAACCTGTATCAACCAGAACTATATCGCCCTCTTCCAGGGGTTTAGGGTTTTTAACTCCGTGAGGAAAACTGGTATCTTTTCCAAATAATACAATACAGAAATAAGATCCAGAGGCTATGCCGAGCTTTTTGTGCGCTGCATTTATAAATTCTACCACCTCCAACGTCGTAATTCCAGGTTGTAGAATTCGTGCCGCGGCCCGTTGTACCTGCATGGTCAGATCCATTGCATATTGCAGCTGTTCGATCTCAGCCGGGCTTTTGATCATTCTGATACTTCTGATTAGATTCTCTGCATTCAATATCTTCAATTTCCCGGCATTCTGAAACCTGTTTACAATATTGAAAGGAGTAGAATCATCTACCGCCAGCGTTGCATTATCAGCAAATAATTCTACGATTTTGTCTACCGGGGATTCATGTTCCTGCCAGGAGAGTATTTCTCCTTTTTGATCGATATATTCGCTGAAAGTGCCAATTTCAAATTCCGGAACCGGGTAGAAAAGGGAACCATCGCTAAAGATTACAGCGCCGACCAACCTTTCAGAAGGATGCCAGCTGGTACCTGTGAAATAATAAAGATTTGTGCCTGCATTTAGATATAATGCATCAATTCCATTCTTTTTCATCAATGAGCAGGCTCTGTCTATTCTTTTGTGAAATTCAGAGGAAGGTATTTCTTCAGGCTGCCTCAAAGGCCTTCGTAACTTCTCCAGTTCAGCCTGTGCGGTACTCCCTCCTATCCCATATTTTCTGTTGCTGTTCATTTTCAAAATTTTCTATCAGGGTTAAAAGATGCCATATCTAAGCTGGTTGATTTTTTATCTATAATTTGACTCACGAGTTTCCCGGAGGCAGGTCCCAAACTCCAACCCATCATCGCATGTCCCGAATTAATGATTAGATTTTTCCATTTTTTTGGCCTGCCTATATAAGGAAGTCCGTCTGGAGAACAGGGTCTTAAACCGGACCTTGCGGAATTCCGTTCTTCTGAAGAAATTTGAAGCTGATCAAAATAATTTTCAGCAGCCAAGGCAATGGCATTCACTCTATTTGGGTTTACCTGATTATTGATTCCTCCTAATTCCATGGTTCCGGCAAATCTTGTAAAACCGTCCATAGGCGCCACGGCCACCTTCGCTTCGGTTAAAATTGAAGGAATTTCGATGCCTGTTGGTCTTTTAATATCAAAACTATAACCTTTCCCGGCTTCGATAGAAACTGAAATATTCAGTTTTTTTGCCAAAAAAGGAGTCCATGTTCCCGCTGCGAGGATCAATTCTTCCACTTCAAAACTACCATTACTGGTAGTTACTTTTTGGATCATCTCTCCATTCTCTTCAAAACCTTTTACCTCGCAGTTTTGATGTATGTCCACACCGGCTCTTTCCAGGAACTCTCTTAGCTGCTGCATAAAATCATCTGGCGTCATATGAGCATCGGTATCATAATAAAATGCACCAGTTACGTTGTAATTGGCCTTCGGAAATTCTTTGGCAAGCTCGGCAGTACTGTAATGCCTGATTCCCATACCTTCCTTCTTGGCGATCTCGGCAACCTCATGCTCCTCCCTTTCACCATGCTCGGTTTTATAACACATCAACAAGCCTTTTCGGGCATAGCTGAAAGAGAAATCTCCAGATTCCTGCATTTCTTCGTATAAGGCTCTACTGAACAAATTGATATCCTTCAAAACGGGAATGGCCTGCTGGACTTTGAATGAAGTAGCTGATTTCTTAAAAGCCCAGGCCCAATTCAGGAAATTTCGTTCTAATCTCGGTTTTACATAAAACGGACTCTGATTATTCAACATCCATTTTAAACCTTTCGTAATTATTCCGGGAGAACTCAGGGGTATGAAATGACTGGGAGTAATGTAACCGGCATTCACGTACGATGCTCCACCGGCCATATTTCCCTTTTCCAGCACGGTAACCTTATGGCCTTCCTTTAACAAATAATAGGCTGTACACAAACCAATGATCCCGCCTCCTATGACTACGCAATTCTTCCCCATACCCTCATATTACCTGAAATCCGAATGCATACGGGTCTTCTTCATCAATCGTGATGGTGTTATGCCCAAAGACGCGAGCCCAACCCTGAATGCTGGGAATGATCGCAGGATAGTGTTCAATGCTGGTTTCTTTTTCGATCTTCCCGATGAATTTAGATCCTATAAAACTTTCGTGAATAAAATTTTCTCCTGGTTGTAAGAGACCTTTAGTGTATAACTGGGCCATTCTGGCTGAAGTCCCCGTACCGCAAGGAGAACGGTCTATTGCCTTATCGCCATAAAATACGGCATTTCTTCCCGTAGAATTGGGGTCGATGGTTCTGCCCGTCCATAACATATGGCTCACATCGCGGATCGTTGGGTTCTCGGGATGGATAAAATGATCGGGATATTTCTCATTGATCTGCTGCCTTAAATACTGACTGAGCCCTATAATTTCCGAAGCCGTAAAATGCTCCAGCCCTTTATAATTTTTTTGAGGATCTACAATTGCATAAAAGTTCCCACCATAGGCCACATCGAATTGAAGTTCTCCCAGATCGGGACAGTCAATTGTTAGTCCTCTGGCAGCGAGGTAGCTCTTTACATTTGTTAGCTTCACCCAATCTACTTTGTTTCCAGTTTGCTGATATTCGATCTCCACCAGACCGGCCGGAGCTTCCATCTTGATCTTCCCGGGGACTTTTGGGTGAATCAGGCCTTCTTCAATCGCGATAGTGATGGTGCCTATAGTTCCATGCCCGCACATAGGCAAACAACCACTGGTTTCAATGAATAAAATGGCAAAATCGTTCTCCGGGTTATGTGGTGGATAAATGAAACTACCGCTCATCATATCATGGCCCCTCGGCTCGAACATCAGCCCCTTCCTAATCCAATCGTATTCCTTTAAAAAGTGCTGTCTCTTTTCACTCATATCAGCGCCCTTAAGTAAAGGTGCGCCGGTCTTTATGACCCTTACCGGATTCCCACAGGTATGAGCATCTATACATTCGAAGGTTTGTTTGATCATTTACAATCCAAATGTGTTTTTATTATGGAAGTAATTCTTCTGGAAAATCCTGAAAACTTACTGGTCTTAACCATCTTTTTATGGCAGGTATTCCTACGGAAGTAAATCGACTGTCTGTCGAAGCCGGGTACGGTCCACCATGTGTCATAGCCGGCGAAACCTCTACTCCAGTTGGCATGGCGTTGTATATCACTCTTCCTGCTTTATGCTGTAAGATTGCCACCGAAGCTTTCAAGGAAGAAAAATCTTCGGGTTCCGCAATAATGCTTGCCGTGAGTTGTCCATGCAGTTTTTCCAAAGCTGAATTTAATTCCTGGAAATTGCTACAGGTGACGATCATGGTAAAGGGCCCAAACACTTCCGTCTGCAATTTTTCATTCTGAATAAAATTTTCAGCAGATACTTTTACAATGGTTCCCGCGGCCATATTGTTTTCAGTATCATCTGAACCGGAAAGGACCTGAACGCCTTTTTCGTCCAGCAATTGGTTCTTTCCTTCCTGAAAAGCCTTTTTAATTCCAGAGTGCAGCATGCACTGTGCTTCGATTTCTTCAGAGAATTGCTTTAAATGAGATTCAAATACAGTATTATCTCCCATCTTCAAAATGATTCCCGGATTCGTGCAAAATTGTCCTGCGCCAAGGGTGTAAGAGCCCGCGATTTGTTTGGCTATGGCTTCTCCTCTTTTTTCGATAGCTGTTTCTGTCACGATCACAGGATTCACGCTTCCCATCTCAGCAAAAACAGGAATTGGCTCCTCTCGTTTTGCTGCCAGATCGTAAAGAGCACGGCCTCCCCTAAGACTTCCGGTAAAACCAACTCCCTTTATTTTGGGATGTTTGACCAATAGTTCTCCAACTTCGATACCCGAACTGTTCAAATTTGAAAATACTCCACTGGGTATTCCCGTCTTTTCAGCAGCTTTCACAATCGCAGAGGCTACTAATTCACCCGTTCCAGGATGTGCCGGATGTCCTTTCACCACCACTGGACAACCTGCTGCAAGAGCGCTTGCCGTATCGCCACCCGCAGTAGAAAATGCCAGTGGAAAATTACTAGCCCCAAAAACCGCTACCGGCCCAATTGCAACGCTGGTGCGTAGTAATCCCGGTTTTGGCAGCGGTTGCCTTTCTGGGTTTGGCTCATCTTTATATTCGTCTTTCCAATTTTCCGTAGTAATATAATCAGCGAAAGCTTTCAGTTGATTAACTGTTCGCCCTCGTTCTCCCTGGGCACGCCCTTCTGGAAGTCCGCTTTCCGAGCAATAGGTTTGAATCAATTCCTCACCAAGCTCCAGAATTTCCTGGGCTATTGCGTTTAAAAATTCCGCTCTTCTGGAAGCAGGTAAGGCAGAATACTCCGGAAAAGCTTCAGCGGCCTTTTCTACCGCAGCATCTACATCCTTTTCCGAGGCGTTATAGAATTTAGCTTCCTTCTCATTATTCTTAGGATTTACCGATTCAAAAACGGATGTTTCATCAGCGGTAAGTTCTCCTGCTACGTAATTCTTTCCTGTAAGCATGATCTCAATTTAATTTTAATTCCTGTAGATTTTTCACCAAGATTGGTCATTTCAGGATACCAGTACTTCTGATGTAATTTCGGGCCTTGTAGCCATAGCTTTGTCCAGGATCGCCTGAACCTGCTTGCGCTCTTCACCTGCCAGCGGCAATCGTGGTGCTCGAACGTTCTCCGTTCCTATTCCTGTGGCTACTTCAGCCAACTTGATATTCTGAACCAGTTTTGGATTGATATCCAGTTCCAGCACCGGCAAAAACCACCTGTAGATCTCCAGCGCTTCTTTAATCCTCCCTGCTTTAACCAATTTGTATATCGCCACGGTTTCCTTTGGAAAAGCACAAACCAGTCCGGCTACCCATCCGTTTGCTCCCATTATCATACTTTCC contains the following coding sequences:
- a CDS encoding DUF4391 domain-containing protein → MDIFDLPERMRVGRVIPKNAFDSYTNSKQKQLFTDLIKRITWEYKISEATSNLTGKELKEIQIFYVELKEQKEIKEVLDIVDNAIPYPIIFLINWKNEYYYSTSTKHAHPTNNNISVIDWNFKTDWLNENEFSQVSINLNRSLDHVYKEFCLQLSEEKNTPNSSLEDIVEHQEKLNSLRNSIEQLDKKIRRSKQFNEKVELNQELNKKKRELENLRVKPQN
- a CDS encoding M24 family metallopeptidase; its protein translation is MNSNRKYGIGGSTAQAELEKLRRPLRQPEEIPSSEFHKRIDRACSLMKKNGIDALYLNAGTNLYYFTGTSWHPSERLVGAVIFSDGSLFYPVPEFEIGTFSEYIDQKGEILSWQEHESPVDKIVELFADNATLAVDDSTPFNIVNRFQNAGKLKILNAENLIRSIRMIKSPAEIEQLQYAMDLTMQVQRAAARILQPGITTLEVVEFINAAHKKLGIASGSYFCIVLFGKDTSFPHGVKNPKPLEEGDIVLVDTGCRFNGYLSDITRTYCYGKPTQKETDIWNIEKKAQFAAFHACQIGGSCGNIDEEVRNTLIKNGLGPGYELPGLPHRTGHGIGLEIHEHPYILGGNETLLQPGMTFSIEPMLVIPDKFGIRLEDHVYMTEDGPKWFSEPALSIENPFGTAI
- a CDS encoding NAD(P)/FAD-dependent oxidoreductase, whose product is MGKNCVVIGGGIIGLCTAYYLLKEGHKVTVLEKGNMAGGASYVNAGYITPSHFIPLSSPGIITKGLKWMLNNQSPFYVKPRLERNFLNWAWAFKKSATSFKVQQAIPVLKDINLFSRALYEEMQESGDFSFSYARKGLLMCYKTEHGEREEHEVAEIAKKEGMGIRHYSTAELAKEFPKANYNVTGAFYYDTDAHMTPDDFMQQLREFLERAGVDIHQNCEVKGFEENGEMIQKVTTSNGSFEVEELILAAGTWTPFLAKKLNISVSIEAGKGYSFDIKRPTGIEIPSILTEAKVAVAPMDGFTRFAGTMELGGINNQVNPNRVNAIALAAENYFDQLQISSEERNSARSGLRPCSPDGLPYIGRPKKWKNLIINSGHAMMGWSLGPASGKLVSQIIDKKSTSLDMASFNPDRKF
- a CDS encoding 4-hydroxyproline epimerase; translation: MIKQTFECIDAHTCGNPVRVIKTGAPLLKGADMSEKRQHFLKEYDWIRKGLMFEPRGHDMMSGSFIYPPHNPENDFAILFIETSGCLPMCGHGTIGTITIAIEEGLIHPKVPGKIKMEAPAGLVEIEYQQTGNKVDWVKLTNVKSYLAARGLTIDCPDLGELQFDVAYGGNFYAIVDPQKNYKGLEHFTASEIIGLSQYLRQQINEKYPDHFIHPENPTIRDVSHMLWTGRTIDPNSTGRNAVFYGDKAIDRSPCGTGTSARMAQLYTKGLLQPGENFIHESFIGSKFIGKIEKETSIEHYPAIIPSIQGWARVFGHNTITIDEEDPYAFGFQVI
- a CDS encoding aldehyde dehydrogenase (NADP(+)), translating into MLTGKNYVAGELTADETSVFESVNPKNNEKEAKFYNASEKDVDAAVEKAAEAFPEYSALPASRRAEFLNAIAQEILELGEELIQTYCSESGLPEGRAQGERGRTVNQLKAFADYITTENWKDEYKDEPNPERQPLPKPGLLRTSVAIGPVAVFGASNFPLAFSTAGGDTASALAAGCPVVVKGHPAHPGTGELVASAIVKAAEKTGIPSGVFSNLNSSGIEVGELLVKHPKIKGVGFTGSLRGGRALYDLAAKREEPIPVFAEMGSVNPVIVTETAIEKRGEAIAKQIAGSYTLGAGQFCTNPGIILKMGDNTVFESHLKQFSEEIEAQCMLHSGIKKAFQEGKNQLLDEKGVQVLSGSDDTENNMAAGTIVKVSAENFIQNEKLQTEVFGPFTMIVTCSNFQELNSALEKLHGQLTASIIAEPEDFSSLKASVAILQHKAGRVIYNAMPTGVEVSPAMTHGGPYPASTDSRFTSVGIPAIKRWLRPVSFQDFPEELLP